The sequence GGAATCCCTATGCCCATCTGAGGCTTGGCCTGAAGGGCGTGGAAGATTATCTCAAGTCTGGATTCCTGGTGTGGCCTATCAGGCTGCTGGATTTTTGTCCTCAATCCTGCGGTGCATGTGTCGTTGTACTGGCCTCGGAAGAGAGAGCGAAGAAGATCCACAATAAGCCGGTGTGGGTGGTCGATTTCGAGGTAGCACACCAGGAACCGTTCAGCGCCGGCAGCTTTGGCGACCCCACCGGCACAGAAACGTATTCTCAGGACGTGGCTGCCGCAAGGCTTTATAAGAGGAATGGCATAACTGACGTTAGAAAGCAGGTCGATCTGGCAGAGATCTACGAGCCATCCACCTGGGAAGAAATGAGTCTCTACGAGCATTTCCACTTCTGTGAAAAGAACGAGGGCTGGAAGCTGATAGAGAAGGGGGTAACCGAGATAGAAGGGGAGTTCCCGGTAAACCCATCAGGAGGCGTGATAGCTAGCAATCCCATCGGCGCTACGCCTGTCATTCGCATTGCCGAAGCTGCTCTCCAGATCCGTGGGGACGCCGGTGAGCACCAGGTTACCAGGGACGTTAAGACAGCTATTGCCACCTCTCTGGGTGGCCCCAACTGGACGGCGATGTTCTTGCTCAAGAGGTCCTTATAGGAGGCGATGAAATGTCAGAAGGATCCCCGACTAAAAAGGTGGAAGGGCCGGAGTATATCCGTATAGAGTTCAATTTGCCCCGGCATTACAACTGGTCTACGGGCAGGTACCTAGGTAAGGTTTACGCCGAGGCGAAGGAGAACAAGAAGATGGTGGCACCCCGCTGCCCCAATTGTAAGCAGCTCTGGGCGCGCCCACCGTCGCCGGTCTGCCCCAAGTGCAAGGTGGATGTGGGCTGGGACTGGGTGGAACTGCCCCTGACGGGCACGATATTCCAGTATACCTATCAGGTCTATCCCCTGTGGGACCCGCACGAGGGGGAGAGGTGGTCTAATCCCCACCCTCCTGCCATCATCCTTCTGGATAATGGCATTTACTTCAGACACCTTCTCGAGGAGACAGACACGAAGAAGCTGAAAGAGGGGATGCGGGTGCAGGCTGTGTGGGAAGAGGATTACGAGAAGCGCGGCAAAGGCTTCCAGGACATCCTGTACTTCAGGACGATCGAGGAGTAGGAGGTTAACACATGGCAAAAGTAACCGAGAAGCTGGAGGGGATGGACGTCTGGGTTTACCATGGGCAGATATATATCCCGAATACGTATTCCGCCGGAGCTGTGGGGAGCCGGTTCCTCATTGAACTGAGAGACAATAAGAAAATCATGGGTACGAGATGCCCTACCTGTAACCGTGTTTATGTCCCTGCCAGGTCTGTATGTAAGGATTGCTTTGGTGAGCTCAGTGAGTGGGTTGAGGTGAGCCAAAAGGGAACCCTGCTCACCTATACCATTGCCTACCAGTCGAATCCTATCCAGCCAGTGTCCACCCCCATCGTATACGGGATAATTAAACTGGACGGGGCTGACACCGGCCTTGTCCATATGCTGGGGGAGGTCGATCCCGAGCACCTAAGGGTCGGGATGAAGGTCAAGGCGGTATTCAAGGTTAAGAAAGAGCGCGTGGCCAGCATCCTGGATATCAAGTACTTCAAGCCGCTTTAGTATCGATCAGCAAAGCAATAACCGTTAACAGCGGCAACAATTGGCTTGTAGTCACTATTAACGGCTTTGATTCTTGATATCAGTAACCCTCA is a genomic window of Dehalococcoidia bacterium containing:
- a CDS encoding thiolase family protein encodes the protein MAGRVAIVGVGQTRHTSRRDDVNLPEMVGEAVRAALADAQLSIKDIEAFIFSNMESFEGILLPDHGMITEVGAIGKPGLKVTGGGTTGSEAVGEACNLVSAGLYDITMVVSWQKHDCGDATAGISAAAVPIAAKGLVVGAVSEFAKQALSYINQSGAREEHAAMVRLKADRCACRNPYAHLRLGLKGVEDYLKSGFLVWPIRLLDFCPQSCGACVVVLASEERAKKIHNKPVWVVDFEVAHQEPFSAGSFGDPTGTETYSQDVAAARLYKRNGITDVRKQVDLAEIYEPSTWEEMSLYEHFHFCEKNEGWKLIEKGVTEIEGEFPVNPSGGVIASNPIGATPVIRIAEAALQIRGDAGEHQVTRDVKTAIATSLGGPNWTAMFLLKRSL
- a CDS encoding Zn-ribbon domain-containing OB-fold protein, which translates into the protein MAKVTEKLEGMDVWVYHGQIYIPNTYSAGAVGSRFLIELRDNKKIMGTRCPTCNRVYVPARSVCKDCFGELSEWVEVSQKGTLLTYTIAYQSNPIQPVSTPIVYGIIKLDGADTGLVHMLGEVDPEHLRVGMKVKAVFKVKKERVASILDIKYFKPL
- a CDS encoding OB-fold domain-containing protein, translating into MSEGSPTKKVEGPEYIRIEFNLPRHYNWSTGRYLGKVYAEAKENKKMVAPRCPNCKQLWARPPSPVCPKCKVDVGWDWVELPLTGTIFQYTYQVYPLWDPHEGERWSNPHPPAIILLDNGIYFRHLLEETDTKKLKEGMRVQAVWEEDYEKRGKGFQDILYFRTIEE